AGCCAGGCTGTCTAACACGGGCGGGAGGTTGTTTTTTACTCAGACCTTGGGCGGATTCTACTTTAGGACCAGAGCCTAGTTCTGCAACTGGATCTATTTTTCTTACACATCGATCGTTGTTCTTGTATGCTTATACAGCTCTTCAATCGTCTGCCCTTTTGCTCGGGCAAGTACCTCCATGCGCACACTCAGTTGCTTTTTCGCAAACTGCTGCAAATCAGTGACCTTCACCCCGAATGCACTCACCCCTTGGGGGTCATCCATCCAGTCGTACAGATGACTTGCCATTGGAGCCAGCTCATCCATCTTTTTGGCAATGACATCGTAAATATGGGGATGCTCACAGATCAATCGCTGCAGCAGGAAAGTTCCGTAGCTGATATGCCGCGATTCATCTGTCTTCAAATACCCAATTCCTTGCATTAAACCAGGCATGAGCCCCGTTTTGCTGAGTGCTTCGTAAAATGCATAGTAGCCTGTCTCTGCGAGCACGCCTTCCACAAACATGTTGTAGACAGTAGAAGCTTCTGCGATGGCTTCGGGGGATTTATCCGTCAACAGACGATTGAGTGCATTCGGCAAGATCTCATGGAAAATTCGCTTGTACACATCATCGTGAAAATGATGCAAGTCTCCTGACTCGCCGATGTTGTCGAGAACCAACCGGAAAAACTCGGTATGCTTGGCCTCTTCAAAGAGGAAGGTTGTCAAATACATTTCTTCCTCCAATCGCCCTTCCTCTGCAATGACCATGATCAAAGGTAAAAGATCGAGGGTGACAGCCTCTTCCCCACCAAGAAAACCAGCAATTCGTCCCAAGGTTTCTTCCTTCTGCTCCAGATTCATATTTGCGTAATCTTCGCGGTCTTGCGTAAAATCAATGTCCTGCGGGTTCCAAATGCCGTATCTCTTCGCTTTTTGATACAATTGGTACGGCAGTAGCTCCTGATTCAATCCTTTTTGGCTGGTCGAAACAAAACCATTCCTCATCCCCATCCAACCTTTCCTTTTCTCATGCGCCTTCTATTCCGAACGAATGAAAGAAGTCATGTAATTGTTAATTTATCCCAAATCCATTCTTTACGCTCCGATCAGCGGTTTGATAAAATGAAGGCGCTGTATGTAGATTATAGGTCAGACTGAACGATCGTTCATATCCCCAAAAATCAGGGGGTGTTCATCACTCAAATGGAGGTGGCAATCACTCCATGGTCAGTCCAGAGCTGAACATGTACATCGACCGAATCGAAGAAACAACATTTTATGAGGAGAAACTGGTGCTTGCTGTACGCGGCTTCGTGGATCTCTTTCCTTTCATGGGAGCCATTCTGTGCAATTACTCGACGCTCAGTCAAATGGGTGAGGGACTATGGTCGATCCTCGACCAAGAGTTATGCTCCATCCGCGATATACGGGTGGACATGCGCAATATGCCCCTCATCCAGCATGCGATCCGTGAACAGAAAGCCGTCCTGCTAGATTCTGAGGCGATTCGTCAGTTCCCGCCCAATTTAGTGTATGGCGCCCCTTATGCGCTCATTCTCCCCATCAGCTATGGGCCTAACGTACTCGGCTACGCCGGTATTTCCTGGCATCAGGATGGCTGTTCCGGCATCAACCATCAATTGGTACAATCCTTAAGCGCATACTGTTTGATGCTGGGCAAAGTATTGGCAACCGACTCCCTTCGCCCTAAAACCGTCAAGCTTTCACGCCGAGAAGTCGAAGTCATGCAGCGGATGTCATGGGGCGAAAGCGTTAAGGAGATGGCAGACTGGATGGGAATTAGTGAGTTTACCGTGCAGGATTACATCAAGTCTTCCTTAAAAAAGCTCGGTGTGCAAAATCGCGCACAAGGTGTGGCAGACGCTATTCGCCAGCGAATCATTTGTTGAATAGAAATAGAAAAAAACAACCGAATGTGATCTCGGTTGTTTTTTCTTTGACTTAAACTTCCATTTCTACGTTCTGATTTCTACCACGTTTCTCGGTGCTGTTCTCGTCCGTTGAATCTCCCTGATTTGAGAAGTGGTCATGAATTCAAATGCTTGACACTGTCGGACTGCTACCCCACGTCTGCGAAAACGAATACGACGAGCTTCAAAGTTTCTGCCTGCCCATAGGCTTACTCGTAATTCTGCCATGCCACTTACCTCCTTCTATCTTTGCTGTAAGATATGACAAGGAGATTGATAGCGTGTGGACAGGTGTAGGATGCTATTCGTTTGATTTTGCTATCTAGACCACAACAAAAAAGCCAACCTTGCCCTCAATCGGGAAGATCGGCTCTTCTATTCAAAAATTAAGCGTTCAGTTTGCTTTTTGCAACTGTTGCCAGTTCGTTGAACGCAGCTTTGTCGTTAACAGCCAAGTCAGCCAGCATTTTGCGGTTAACTTCGATGCCAGCAACTTTCAGGCCGTGCATCAAACGGCTGTAGGACAGACCGTTCATGCGAGCTTGCGCGTTGATACGAGTGATCCACAGTTTGCGGAAATCACGTTTCTTTTGACGACGGTCACGGTATGCATACAGCAGGGATTTCATAACCTGCGCATTAGCGGATTTAAACAGGCGATGTTTGGAACCGAAGTATCCTTTCGCCAGCTTCAGGATTTTCTTATGACGACGGCGTGTAACAATGCCACCTTTTACTCTTGGCATACTAAACTCCTCCTGGTCTTTCCAGCATGGCGGCCTACTGCTAGGCGCTTAGGGAGCTCATGCTGCGTAATGGTGTGTAATAAAGAAAAACTTACATGTAAGTGAGCATTTGCTCAATACGTTTTTGATCGCCTTTGGAAACGAGTGCAGCTTTGCGCAGGTGGCGCTTAGCTTTCGTCGATTTGTTAGCGAACAAGTGGCTACCAAACGCACGGTCGCGCTTCAATTGGCCGCTTCCAGTCTTTTTGAAACGTTTCGCAGCGGCCTTGTTGGTTTTCATTTTAGGCATCTGAAAAATCCTCCTGTCTAAACTACTATCTTACTGCTTTTCCGCTTTCGGAGCCAGAATCATGATCATGCTGCGACCCTCGATCTTCGGCTTGCGCTCAGGCGTAGCGAGATCTTCACACTGGGCAGCAACACGTTCCATAACGCCTAGTCCAATTTCGGAGTGGGTGATTTCACGTCCACGGAAACGGATCGTACACTTCACCTTGTGTTGATCCTCCAAGAACTTGCGGACGTTGCGAAGCTTTGTTTGAAAATCGTGTTCCTCGATGTTAGAAGAAAAACGCACTTCTTTCAGCTCGATGATCTTCTGGTTTTTACGCGCTTCTTTTTCCTTTTTCGCCTGCTCGTATTTGAACTTTCCATAGTCCATGATACGGCATACAGGCGGCTTGGCTGTAGGAGCAACGTTTACCAGATCCAATTCAGCTTCCTGGGCAATGCGCAATGCTTCCCTAAAAGGTACGACTCCCAATTGGCTCCCGTCAGCACCGATTAAACGGACTTCACGGGCTCGGATCGCTTCGTTAATTAACATTTGATCCTTGCTAATACTTGCCACCCCCGTCAATTTCGAGAAGGAACAAAAATATGCGAACGCAATCTGCGCCCGCACATATCTCACCTAAGCAATTTCATCAGATCCGAGGATCCTTGCGTAAGAGTTACCTGTCAACAGTCGTATACGACGTCGACCCAGGTGAGAAGCTGTGCGCCTCTGCTTGTTCTCGAAGTATGAAGTGTTTATACACGCAACTTATATTACAAGGTAGCTTGGGTTTTGTCAAGGCTAATACCTAATTATCCCCCGATATGGGACATTTCAACCTTATCACGCTTGGCGAGACCAGGCGTTTCACTTAGTCGTTCCTCCGAGTAGCGCACGTCGCGCCGCTCCCAGATCGCACGTATCAGCTCGCGAATCTCCTCATCCGTGCGTCCATCGCGGACTGGCTCGCGCAAATCATCTCCGGATGAAGCGAAGAGACAGTTGTACAATTTCCCTTCTGCCGACAGGCGAGCTCGCGTACAAGTGGAGCAAAAAGCTTGGGTCACCGATGAGATCAACCCGATCTCCTGGTCCGATCCCTCATAGCGATAGCGAGAAGCCACCTCTCCATAGTAGTTCGCTTCAGTCGCTACCAACGGCATCTCTTCATGGATCATGCGCACAATTTCACGGGAAGGTACGACTTGATCCAGCCGCCAGCCGTTACTGTTTCCCACATCCATGAATTCAATAAATCGAAGGGTGTGCCCTTGCTCACGGAAGTACCGTGCCATCGGCAAAATATCTTGATCGTTGACTCCGCGTTGTACCACCATGTTGATCTTGATCGAAAGCCCGGCATCTGCCGCAACACGAATCCCTTCCAGCACGGTATCGACCTGATAGCCTCTACCGTTCAACATCCCAAAGCGCTCATTATCCAAGCTGTCTAAGCTGACCGTGACCCGATCCAGACCTGCTTCTTTTAGTGCTTGCGCATGGCGGGACAAGAGAGAACCGTTGGTCGTCATCGCAATATCTTGAACGCCTTCCACTTCACGTATCATTCGAATCAATTCAGGCAAATTTCTGCGCATTAATGGCTCTCCGCCGGTAATGCGGATTTTCCCGACCCCAAGCGAAGTAAAGATCTGGGTCAAACGGGTAATCTCCTCAAAGGTCAGCAACTTACTTTGCGGCAAAAACTCAAAATCCGGTCCAAAAATTTCGGCAGGCATGCAATAACGACAACGAAAGTTACATTTATCGGTGACAGATATTCGTAAATCCCGGAGAGGACGGTTCCGCAAATCAAGCACTTTTTCTGGCATAGATGTTCACTCTCCTTTTATCGCATTTCGACTTAGTACCAGTCTATTATCATAAATCGAAATAGCCAAATTTTCAAACGTAAACCGCACATTGTGTCATAAATGGGACCACTTTGCAAAAAAAGAGTACGAATACCTCCCGACATTCGTACTCTTTCCGTTATGCATTCTTATATCTTAAATTTACTGATCATTCTTTCCAGTTCACGAGCCATATGATTCAAGGATTCAAATGAAGCGGAAAACTCTTCCATAGTGGCCAATTGTCCTTTGGAGGAAGCAGCCAGATTTTCAGCATTGTGCGCTGAAATCCTTGCAATTTGAGCAGTCTCGTCCACAGATGCTGCTACTTGTTCCGATCCAGCGGACATCTGTTCAGAGACAGCAGATACCTCCTGAATTTGATCGGTTATCTGTTGAATTTCTTGTAAGATGCGTTGGAAGGCTTCTCCTGACTCCAGTACAGTAGACAATCCATCCTGAACATCTTGATTGACTGAATCCATCGCGGTGACCGCCATGGTCGTATCTGCTTGGATCTCCTGAATGAGGTTGGCGATTTGCCGAGCAGACTCATCAGATTGTTCAGCGAGTTTTCTCACTTCATCTGCTACGACAGCAAAACCTCGTCCATGCTCTCCCGCACGGGCAGCTTCGATGGCTGCATTGAGAGCAAGCAGATTCGTTTGGGAAGCAATTCCCGTAATCACATCAATGATTTGCACAATTTCTTTGGATCGCTCACCCAATTGCTTGACTACGGATACGGAATGTTCCACAGAGTCACGGACGGAGTCCATTTGCTGGATAGCTTTTTGGATGGACTGGTTTCCTAGCTGCGCTTCATCCGCCGTACATGTAGATGCTTCCGAGATGATGGAGGTTGTTTCCGCCACACGCTGGATGCCGATTGACATTTCTTCCATCGCTCTTGCGGATTCTTCCGTACCTCTGAGCTGATTTTGCGCCCCGCTCGCTACCTCCTGTATGGTAGTAGATATCTTGTTCGTAGTATCTACATTGTCTGCCAAGCGAACCGATATGTTGTCTGACGAAGTAGAGAGGGTGTTAACCGCTTTTTGGACTTCCCGAATGAGTCCTTGGATGGATACTTGCATCACCTGAATGCTCTGACCAAGCATGCCGATTTCATCTTTTCTTTCCAAAAGGTTTTTGGGCAATTCAGCAGTAAAGTCACCACGTCCGATCTGGGCAATCTGGTCAACGATGGCAAGCAATGGCTTGGTGAATTTGTGCGAGAAAAGAACGGAAGCGACAACCGCTAGTAAGGCAAACAAAATACTTAACATCCCGATGATGAAACCGATTTGATGGGCTTCAGCAGAGAGCTCAGCTTTTTCAATAAACGAAATATATTTCCAGCCAGTTTTGTCTGAAGTAAAGACGTTCGCCAAATACTCGGTATCGTTCATCGTGACCGCAAAGCTGCTGGGGGTATTCTCTGCGATAGCAGCCAATTCAGGAATTTGCGTATCTTTCAGTTTTTTCGAATTGAGCTCGGGGTTCTTCGGATTAGCCAAAATCGTTCCGTCTTTGCCAACCAGCATGAGATAACCCGTTTTCCCAATCTTAATTTCTTTCAAAATGTCGGTTAGCCCTTTTAAATTCACATCCAGTCCAACGACGCCCAGTGGTTCACCCTTGTCATCCTTTAGCATCGTCACGTTACTGATCACGATACTGTTGTCGCCCAAATAGAGATACGGATCTGTCGTGATCACTTTTCCGGGATTCTCCATTGGGGTTTTGTACCAATCCCTTGTACGCGGATCGTAATTCGGAATGACATCATCTGTCGGCCACTGTATGTATCCTCCGTATTTTGTCGCTAAATAAATAAATGCAGTATTCGGATGAGAATCGACAAATCGTAGGAAATCTTTAAAAATGGCCGCCTCTACCCCGCCATTTTGCAGTGGGGTATGCTTGGTTTTGGTTGGTTTGTCCATATACGTCGTGATAGTGTTATCTGCACTTTTTAATAAGGGACTGCCTGCTATCAGGTTTACGTTTTCACGAATCGAGTCGAAATACAAGTTAATCGCGTTGTCTACTTGAGCCACTTCTTTTGTCGAGGATTCAATAAAATAAGTCTGGATTCGCTCCTCCATACTGACATATACAAATGAGCTAATCACTCCAATCGGGATTAAAATAATGGCAAGAAATGCTGCTATCAGTCTTTGCTTGATGCTTACCCGCATACGTATCCCCCGCAGTTCTTCTTGATGTCCATAAGAACAATTACCCTACATCCTTTTCCCGTTCTTTTTTCCAAGTAAACGTATAATGAAAAAAGCCGCCCAAAACTTCAGGGCGGCTCTACTTCTATACGCTTTTACTTCATTTCATTGATTTCAGCGCGGATTTTTTCTACAAACGCATCCACTGTCATCGCGCCTTCATCGCCCACTCCGCGTTTGCGGACGGACAGTGTACCGTCAGCCACCTCTTTTTCACCGATGACCAGCATGTACGGGATTTTTTCAACTTGTGCTTCACGGATTTTGTAGCCGATCTTCTCATTGCGGCCATCCAGCTCTACGCGAATGCCAGCTTGTTGCAGTTTTTCTCTTACTTGTTCTGCATATGGCATATGCACTTCGCTGATGTTCATGATGCGTGCTTGGATCGGAGTCAGCCAAATCGGGAATGCACCAGCGTAGTGCTCGATCAGGATACCAATGAAGCGCTCCATGGAGCCGTACATCGCACGGTGCAAAACAACTGGACGATGCTTCTCGTTGTCTTGACCGACATAAGTCAGGTCGAATTTCTCAGGCATTTGGAAGTCCAGCTGGATCGTTCCACATTGGTGACGGCGTTTCAGAGCGTCGGTAATTTGGAAGTCGATCTTCGGTCCGTAGAACGCACCGTCTCCGTCTTTGATTTCATAGGCCATACCGAGCTCATCCAACACTGTTTTCAGAGAGCTTTCTGCTGCTTCCCATAGCTCATCAGAGCCCATGGAATCTTCCGGACGAGTGGACAGAGCCACACTGTATTCGAAGCCAAATACCTTGTAGATGCTATCAATCAAAGTGATCATGCCTTTGATTTCGCTCGCGATCTGATCAGGACGAACAAATACGTGCGCGTCATCCTGGCAGAAGGTACGCACCCGCAGCATTCCATTCAATGCCCCGGAGTACTCATGGCGGTGAACTTGCCCGAACTCGGAGTAACGGATCGGCAGGTCGCGGTAGGAATGCATCTCGTTTTTATAGATCAGCATGTGACCTGGGCAGTTCATTGGTTTCAAGGCATAAGTCGCGTTGTCTACTTCAGAGAAGTACATGTTCTCTTTGTAATGATCCCAGTGACCAGATTCTTTCCAGAGACGCTCGTTCATGAGGAACGGAGAGCGCACTTCTGTGTATTGTGCCAATTGTTGCAGACGGCGGGAGAATTGCTCCAGCTCGTTGCGAACAGTGAAGCCTTTTGGCAGGTAGAACGGCATACCTGGTGCTTCCTCGGAGAACATGAACAGTCCCAGTTCTTTACCCAATTTGCGGTGATCGCGCTTTTTCGCTTCTTCGATGAAGTGCAGATATTCATCCATGTCTGCTTTTTTCGGCCAAGCTGTACCGTATACGCGTTGCAGAACTTGGTTTTCTGCTTTTCCGCGCCAGTATGCACCTGCCACGCTCATCAGCTTGAATGCTTTGATGAAGCCAGTGGACGGCAAGTGCGGACCACGACAGAGGTCGAAAAATTCGCCTTGCTCATACATCGTGATAGTCGCATCCTCTGGCAGGTCGCGAATCAGTTCCAGCTTCAGGTGATCGTTCAGTTCTTGGAAAATCGCAGTTGCTTCTTCGCGGCTTACGACTTTGCGGCGAATCGGCAGGTCTTCCTTCACGATTTTTTCCATTTCTGCTTCGATTTTGCCCAAATCCTCTGGGGAAAGGGAAACTGGAATATCCATGTCGTAGTAGAAGCCATCTTCGATCACAGGACCGATTCCGAACTTCACTTCAGCGCCGTAAATGCGTTTTACCGCTTGAGCGAGCAAG
This genomic stretch from Brevibacillus sp. DP1.3A harbors:
- a CDS encoding R2-like ligand-binding oxidase, with product MGMRNGFVSTSQKGLNQELLPYQLYQKAKRYGIWNPQDIDFTQDREDYANMNLEQKEETLGRIAGFLGGEEAVTLDLLPLIMVIAEEGRLEEEMYLTTFLFEEAKHTEFFRLVLDNIGESGDLHHFHDDVYKRIFHEILPNALNRLLTDKSPEAIAEASTVYNMFVEGVLAETGYYAFYEALSKTGLMPGLMQGIGYLKTDESRHISYGTFLLQRLICEHPHIYDVIAKKMDELAPMASHLYDWMDDPQGVSAFGVKVTDLQQFAKKQLSVRMEVLARAKGQTIEELYKHTRTTIDV
- a CDS encoding LuxR C-terminal-related transcriptional regulator; the encoded protein is MVSPELNMYIDRIEETTFYEEKLVLAVRGFVDLFPFMGAILCNYSTLSQMGEGLWSILDQELCSIRDIRVDMRNMPLIQHAIREQKAVLLDSEAIRQFPPNLVYGAPYALILPISYGPNVLGYAGISWHQDGCSGINHQLVQSLSAYCLMLGKVLATDSLRPKTVKLSRREVEVMQRMSWGESVKEMADWMGISEFTVQDYIKSSLKKLGVQNRAQGVADAIRQRIIC
- the rplT gene encoding 50S ribosomal protein L20, which gives rise to MPRVKGGIVTRRRHKKILKLAKGYFGSKHRLFKSANAQVMKSLLYAYRDRRQKKRDFRKLWITRINAQARMNGLSYSRLMHGLKVAGIEVNRKMLADLAVNDKAAFNELATVAKSKLNA
- the rpmI gene encoding 50S ribosomal protein L35, translating into MPKMKTNKAAAKRFKKTGSGQLKRDRAFGSHLFANKSTKAKRHLRKAALVSKGDQKRIEQMLTYM
- the infC gene encoding translation initiation factor IF-3 gives rise to the protein MLINEAIRAREVRLIGADGSQLGVVPFREALRIAQEAELDLVNVAPTAKPPVCRIMDYGKFKYEQAKKEKEARKNQKIIELKEVRFSSNIEEHDFQTKLRNVRKFLEDQHKVKCTIRFRGREITHSEIGLGVMERVAAQCEDLATPERKPKIEGRSMIMILAPKAEKQ
- the moaA gene encoding GTP 3',8-cyclase MoaA; translation: MPEKVLDLRNRPLRDLRISVTDKCNFRCRYCMPAEIFGPDFEFLPQSKLLTFEEITRLTQIFTSLGVGKIRITGGEPLMRRNLPELIRMIREVEGVQDIAMTTNGSLLSRHAQALKEAGLDRVTVSLDSLDNERFGMLNGRGYQVDTVLEGIRVAADAGLSIKINMVVQRGVNDQDILPMARYFREQGHTLRFIEFMDVGNSNGWRLDQVVPSREIVRMIHEEMPLVATEANYYGEVASRYRYEGSDQEIGLISSVTQAFCSTCTRARLSAEGKLYNCLFASSGDDLREPVRDGRTDEEIRELIRAIWERRDVRYSEERLSETPGLAKRDKVEMSHIGG
- a CDS encoding methyl-accepting chemotaxis protein, encoding MRVSIKQRLIAAFLAIILIPIGVISSFVYVSMEERIQTYFIESSTKEVAQVDNAINLYFDSIRENVNLIAGSPLLKSADNTITTYMDKPTKTKHTPLQNGGVEAAIFKDFLRFVDSHPNTAFIYLATKYGGYIQWPTDDVIPNYDPRTRDWYKTPMENPGKVITTDPYLYLGDNSIVISNVTMLKDDKGEPLGVVGLDVNLKGLTDILKEIKIGKTGYLMLVGKDGTILANPKNPELNSKKLKDTQIPELAAIAENTPSSFAVTMNDTEYLANVFTSDKTGWKYISFIEKAELSAEAHQIGFIIGMLSILFALLAVVASVLFSHKFTKPLLAIVDQIAQIGRGDFTAELPKNLLERKDEIGMLGQSIQVMQVSIQGLIREVQKAVNTLSTSSDNISVRLADNVDTTNKISTTIQEVASGAQNQLRGTEESARAMEEMSIGIQRVAETTSIISEASTCTADEAQLGNQSIQKAIQQMDSVRDSVEHSVSVVKQLGERSKEIVQIIDVITGIASQTNLLALNAAIEAARAGEHGRGFAVVADEVRKLAEQSDESARQIANLIQEIQADTTMAVTAMDSVNQDVQDGLSTVLESGEAFQRILQEIQQITDQIQEVSAVSEQMSAGSEQVAASVDETAQIARISAHNAENLAASSKGQLATMEEFSASFESLNHMARELERMISKFKI
- the thrS gene encoding threonine--tRNA ligase, which translates into the protein MAQIHVTFPDGAVRQYDAGITIEDIAGSISSSLKKKAVAGKKDGKVVDLYTELTDDAAIEIVTLDSADGLEVYRHSTAHLLAQAVKRIYGAEVKFGIGPVIEDGFYYDMDIPVSLSPEDLGKIEAEMEKIVKEDLPIRRKVVSREEATAIFQELNDHLKLELIRDLPEDATITMYEQGEFFDLCRGPHLPSTGFIKAFKLMSVAGAYWRGKAENQVLQRVYGTAWPKKADMDEYLHFIEEAKKRDHRKLGKELGLFMFSEEAPGMPFYLPKGFTVRNELEQFSRRLQQLAQYTEVRSPFLMNERLWKESGHWDHYKENMYFSEVDNATYALKPMNCPGHMLIYKNEMHSYRDLPIRYSEFGQVHRHEYSGALNGMLRVRTFCQDDAHVFVRPDQIASEIKGMITLIDSIYKVFGFEYSVALSTRPEDSMGSDELWEAAESSLKTVLDELGMAYEIKDGDGAFYGPKIDFQITDALKRRHQCGTIQLDFQMPEKFDLTYVGQDNEKHRPVVLHRAMYGSMERFIGILIEHYAGAFPIWLTPIQARIMNISEVHMPYAEQVREKLQQAGIRVELDGRNEKIGYKIREAQVEKIPYMLVIGEKEVADGTLSVRKRGVGDEGAMTVDAFVEKIRAEINEMK